The following proteins are co-located in the Schistocerca nitens isolate TAMUIC-IGC-003100 chromosome 2, iqSchNite1.1, whole genome shotgun sequence genome:
- the LOC126234728 gene encoding uncharacterized protein LOC126234728: protein MEKQDLNLTILTKRILTLQTKVQVMIQTVVQTISHHLWYLVVCLTEQKEQDWSELDDQPVLPDFQEVVCVTSHFSDATEEIPYFSYFCDDEIIWHIESETNRYAGNVITAMKLKGSLKINHVRHKWSAVKLQEIYCFSVLVCICASSNCRKSVTIGQQTHFCRQDLRVNF from the exons atggAGAAGCAGGATCTGAATTTGAcgattctgacaaagaggattcTTACTCTCCAGACAAAAGTACAAGTGATGATTCAG ACAGTGGTACAGACCATCAGTCACCATCTGTGGTACCTAGTAGTGTGCCTCACTGAGCAAAAAGAGCAAGATTGGTCGGAACTAGACGATCAGCCAGTACTGCCGGATTTCCAGGAAGTAGTCTGCGTAACATCACATTTTTCAGATGCCACTGAGGAGATTCCGTATTTTAGTTATTTCTGTGATGACGAGATTATTTGGCACATCGAAAGTGAAACGAATCGGTATGCTGGTAACGTTATTACAGCAATGAAACTCAAAGGTAGCCTGAAAATAAACCATGTTAGGCATAAGTGGTCTGCAGTAAAATtgcaagagatttactgtttttcAGTGTTAGTTTGCATATGTGCGTCATCAAATTGCCGAAAATCAGTGACTATTGGTCAACAGACTCATTTTTGCAGACAGGATTTGCGAGTAAATTTTTGA